A single genomic interval of Acidimicrobiales bacterium harbors:
- the rpsH gene encoding 30S ribosomal protein S8: protein MTMTDPIADMLTRIRNANTAMHDSVKMPSSKLKTALATILEREGYISSFETSTEAARAGSVLEIQMKYTAERARAIAGLKRVSTPGLRVYAPADRLPRVLGGMGVAVLSTSEGLMTDREARKRKVGGEVLCYVW from the coding sequence ATGACGATGACCGACCCGATCGCGGACATGCTCACCCGCATCCGCAACGCCAACACGGCGATGCACGACTCGGTGAAGATGCCCTCCTCGAAGCTCAAGACCGCGCTCGCCACGATCCTTGAGCGCGAGGGCTACATCAGCAGCTTCGAGACCTCGACCGAAGCGGCGCGTGCCGGATCGGTGCTCGAGATCCAGATGAAGTACACCGCCGAGCGGGCGCGTGCGATCGCCGGGCTGAAGCGGGTGTCGACGCCGGGGCTGCGCGTCTACGCGCCCGCCGACCGGCTGCCGCGCGTCCTCGGCGGCATGGGCGTCGCCGTGCTGTCGACGAGCGAGGGGCTGATGACCGACCGCGAGGCGCGCAAGCGCAAGGTCGGGGGAGAGGTGCTCTGCTATGTCTGGTGA
- a CDS encoding type Z 30S ribosomal protein S14, with translation MAKKALVQKQQRKPKFKVRAYTRCRRCGRPKAVFRQFGLCRICLRELVHAGEIPGVTKASW, from the coding sequence GTGGCGAAGAAAGCCCTTGTCCAAAAGCAGCAGCGCAAGCCGAAGTTCAAGGTGCGCGCCTACACGCGCTGCCGCCGCTGCGGCCGGCCGAAGGCCGTCTTCCGTCAGTTTGGCCTGTGCCGCATCTGCCTGCGCGAGCTCGTGCACGCCGGGGAGATCCCCGGCGTGACCAAGGCCAGCTGGTGA